The Pyrenophora tritici-repentis strain M4 chromosome 2, whole genome shotgun sequence genome window below encodes:
- a CDS encoding DUF2235 domain containing protein, which translates to MASKDTEQTKSSNIPPQVFVPTPHNNPMDYGAVSRQQGHVTKKFVLCFDGTGNKFSGTDADSNILKIYRMLDRNGDDQFHYYQPGIGTYVTKADGSMTRTGRWDKFQSWYAKAKDSAIGTSFDMHVMAGYRFLMRYYTPGDDIYFFGFSRGAYTARFLAEMLDHVGLLSAGNEEMCQFAWKTFQKWQCRLPDEKRKDRTPGEKSEKHKLLEFMCAFRETFSRPVKPIRFLGLFDTVNSVPAFENAWMQRSRFPYTARSSAVVIRHAVAIDERRAKFRQDLVSQEKPDRSMYYKRRRKHLQHMKEMAHDCTEQQYMDETDKEEQGNRGRRETLAPPEVFRNPHDTSGVRSQSRGYSADGNYRSGTPSMRSYEGAHTFNSEEEDQDIQEVWFPGCHADIGGGWPLGDDDAALSHVPLVWMVREAQKAGLEFDEEKLEALGCYLEESHISGGKTHINVPTIEVAPASPLPNTSSGAASSGMTGYTDDDNILSHHQEWPDTHFHRHLHEAATKGRIHDVLQFNNGATRMGVISWNIMEYLPFRRMDLQEDSTWKAIRWPLPKGETRDIPANAVIHSSVIKRMRADPTYRPGNLIVGGGGRGVRHAPKDLGMGKWIIVCDEGDHVAECFVRRFPPERTKTEEMEASVSAGGPQGNYFAGRKRSTAV; encoded by the exons ATGGCTTCAAAAGACACTGAACAGACGAAATCGTCCAATATTCCTCCACAAGTGTTTGTTCCTACTCCTCATAACAACCCTATGGACTACGGAGCAGTGTCACGCCAGCAGGGCCATGTGACCAAAAAGTTTGTGTTGTGCTTTGATGGCACAGGCAACAAGTTCTCTGGTACAGATGCAGACAGCAATATCCTCAAGATATATCGAATGCTTGACCGCAATGGAGATGATCAGTTTCATTACTATCAGCCCGGAATCGGCACCTACGTTACCAAGGCAGACGGTTCCATGACCCGAACAGGACGATGGGATAAGTTCCAGTCTTGGTATGCCAAGGCCAAAGACAGTGCAATTG GAACTTCGTTTGACATGCACGTCATGGCAGGATACAGA TTTCTCATGCGATACTACACTCCTGGTGACGACATATACTTTTTCGGTTTCTCGCGAGGCGCATACACGGCGCGTTTTCTTGCTGAGATGCTCGATCACGTTGGCCTTTTGTCG GCAGGCAATGAAGAAATGTGCCAGTTTGCATGGAA AACATTTCAGAAGTGGCAATGCCGCCTACCAGACGAGAAGCGTAAGGACCGCACGCCTGGCGAAAAGTCGGAAAAGCACAAACTCCTAGAGTTCATGTGCGCTTTCAGGGAGACTTTCAGTCGCCCAGTCAAGCCAATCCGCTTTCTTGGTCTCTTCGACACAGTTAACAGTGTCCCAGCGTTTGAAAATGCATGGATGCAGCGCAGTAGATTCCCCTACACCGCGCGAAGTAGCGCTGTCGTCATTCGACACGCAGTCGCCATAGACGAGCGTCGAGCAAAGTTTCGACAAGATCTTGTGTCACAAGAGAAGCCTGACAGATCCATGTACTACAAACGCCGTCGTAAGCATCTACAGCACATGAAGGAAATGGCCCATGACTGTACCGAACAACAGTACATGGACGAGACGGACAAGGAGGAACAGGGTAACAGAGGTCGACGGGAAACACTGGCTCCTCCTGAAGTGTTCAGAAACCCGCATGACACTTCAGGTGTGCGCAGTCAGAGTAGGGGATACTCTGCAGATGGAAATTATCGTTCCGGTACACCCTCTATGCGCTCGTATGAAGGTGCACATACGTTCAACTCAGAGGAGGAAGATCAAGACATACAAGAGGTCTGGTTTCCAGGGTGCCACGCT GACATTGGTGGAGGCTGGCCACTTGGTGACGACGACGCAGCTTTGAGCCACGTTCCCCTCGTGTGGATGGTACGCGAAGCGCAAAAAGCCGGCCTCGAATTCGACGAAGAGAAGCTGGAAGCTCTAGGTTGTTACCTCGAAGAGTCCCACATCAGCGGCGGAAAGACACACATCAACGTCCCAACCATCGAAGTCGCCCCCGCGTCACCACTGCCCAACACCAGCTCAGGCGCCGCGTCATCCGGTATGACCGGCTACACCGACGACGACAACATCCTCTCCCATCACCAAGAATGGCCAGATACCCATTTCCACCGCCACCTCCATGAAGCCGCCACCAAAGGCCGCATCCACGACGTGCTGCAGTTCAACAACGGTGCCACCCGCATGGGCGTCATATCCTGGAATATTATGGAATATCTACCCTTCCGACGCATGGATCTTCAAGAAGATAGTACCTGGAAAGCCATTCGCTGGCCGCTTCCCAAAGGCGAAACACGCGACATCCCCGCCAACGCCGTCATACACAGCAGCGTTATTAAGCGTATGCGCGCTGATCCTACCTACCGGCCTGGCAACCTCATCGTCGGGGGTGGCGGCCGCGGCGTTAGACACGCGCCCAAGGATTTGGGTATGGGCAAGTGGATAATTGTTTGCGATGAAGGTGACCATGTGGCCGAGTGCTTTGTGAGGAGATTTCCGCCTGAGAGGACAAAGACAGAGGAGATGGAAGCGTCTGTGAGTGCAGGTGGGCCACAGGGAAATTATTTTGCGGGAAGGAAACGGTCGACTGCTGTGTAG
- a CDS encoding Peptidase-M50B multi-domain protein: MPAVGELAHRALVEAGPSSLVMRREVVRRGLSVNHTQGVTLGVIGAYVVVIALLWNLPYVRWVLWPFKMLVIAFHEFSHAITSCCTGGRVESISLDPHEGGVTHMRGGKQFITLPAGYLGSSLIGALLTFCGFNIVASKVASIVLGVCFLLTLWWARKDWLTIGTILLSVGLLVAFWFIEHGEALRFYVLFIGVMSSLYSVWDICDDLILRKVNSSDASVFAKRYGGSSQCWGVIWSLVSLVFMVCGILAGLAAFKQSFEQQEKDSQGFIPTRF; encoded by the exons ATGCCTGCTGTCGGCGAACTAGCGCATAGAGCCCTGGTCGAGGCGGGGCCGTCGTCGCTGGTTATGCGGCGCGAAGTTGTGCGTCGCGGGCTCTCTGTAAATCATACACAGGGTGTTACGCTTGGTGTGATTGGGGCGTATGTTGTTGTGATTGCTTTGCTGTGGAATCTGCCGTATGTGCGGTGGGTGTTGTGGCCGTTCAAG ATGCTGGTTATTGCCTTCCACGAGTTCTCCCATGCGATAACATCGTGCTGTACCGGCGGCCGTGTAGAATCCATCTCTCTCGACCCACACGAAGGCGGTGTAACTCATATGCGTGGAGGCAAGCAATTCATCACTCTGCCCGCCGGGTATCTTGGGTCTTCATTAATCGGCGCGCTTCTTACATTCTGCGGCTTTAACATTGTGGCCTCAAAAGTCGCTAGTATCGTTCTCGGCGTATGCTTTTTGCTTACACTGTGGTGGGCGCGCAAGGATTGGTTGACGATTGGCACTATCCTATTGAGCGTGGGCTTGCTGGTTGCATTTTGGTTTATCGAGCATGGTGAGGCGTTGAGGTTTTACGTG CTCTTCATCGGCGTAATGTCCTCACTCTACAGCGTCTGGGATATCTGCGACGACTTGATCTTGCGGAAAGTAAACTCATCTGACGCCAGCGTCTTCGCCAAGCGTTATGGAGGATCCTCGCAGTGCTGGGGTGTCATTTGGTCGCTGGTTTCGCTCGTGTTTATGGTTTGTGGGATTTTGGCGGGTCTGGCGGCGTTCAAGCAGAGTTTTGAGCAGCAGGAGAAAGATAGTCAGGGGTTTATTCCTACGCGCTTTTAG